The Sporosarcina luteola genome contains a region encoding:
- the hflC gene encoding protease modulator HflC — protein sequence MTNDNNPFKSIEDKFKEMQRGQKKKATGSDKVITPKKPFNTRKFVKTAITLTVIFAIAIILLANVFVVKEGEYRVVRQFGEITRIIKEPGLNMKIPFIQSVTSLPKNQMTYNVSEAEISTKDKKRIIIDNYAVWKITNPGKMISNARNIINAEARMEEFIYSVIRNEMGKLDYVDVVNEENSKRGNLNDLVTKKVNEFLDEGNFGIEVIDVRMKRIDLPEENEHSIYTRMISERESTAQRYLSEGDAEKKTIEAETDRIVQEMLATAKKEAAIIHAEGEAEAAKIYNNTFSKDPEFYNLYRTLQSYSRTIGEDTMIIMPADSPYAKILTGYLE from the coding sequence ATGACGAACGACAACAATCCATTCAAAAGCATTGAAGATAAATTTAAGGAAATGCAACGTGGGCAAAAGAAAAAGGCGACTGGATCGGATAAGGTCATTACTCCGAAAAAGCCATTCAATACGAGGAAGTTTGTAAAAACAGCAATTACATTAACAGTTATCTTTGCGATTGCTATCATTCTGCTTGCCAATGTATTCGTTGTAAAAGAAGGCGAATACCGCGTTGTACGCCAATTCGGTGAAATAACGAGAATTATTAAAGAGCCTGGGTTAAACATGAAAATCCCATTCATTCAATCAGTGACAAGTTTGCCAAAAAATCAAATGACATATAATGTTTCAGAAGCAGAAATCAGCACAAAAGATAAAAAGCGGATTATCATTGATAATTACGCCGTATGGAAAATTACGAACCCTGGAAAAATGATTTCCAATGCGCGAAACATCATCAATGCGGAAGCACGTATGGAGGAATTCATCTATTCCGTCATTCGAAACGAGATGGGTAAGTTGGATTACGTAGATGTCGTCAATGAGGAAAATTCAAAGCGAGGCAACTTGAATGACCTTGTCACGAAGAAAGTGAACGAATTTCTTGATGAAGGTAATTTTGGCATAGAAGTGATTGATGTGCGGATGAAACGGATTGACCTTCCGGAGGAGAACGAACATTCCATCTACACAAGGATGATTTCGGAACGTGAATCGACGGCTCAGCGATACCTATCAGAAGGAGATGCCGAAAAGAAGACAATTGAGGCGGAAACGGACCGTATCGTGCAAGAGATGCTAGCGACTGCGAAAAAAGAAGCTGCCATCATCCATGCCGAAGGGGAAGCGGAAGCTGCTAAAATCTACAATAACACATTTTCAAAGGATCCCGAGTTCTACAATCTATACCGTACCCTCCAGTCCTATTCACGGACAATCGGGGAAGACACGATGATCATCATGCCGGCCGACTCGCCGTATGCGAAAATACTGACGGGATACTTGGAATAA